A genomic segment from Thermostichus lividus PCC 6715 encodes:
- the hisIE gene encoding bifunctional phosphoribosyl-AMP cyclohydrolase/phosphoribosyl-ATP diphosphatase HisIE — MSAPAFSLPLDQIAYDERGLVPAIVQDYLDGTVLMMAWMNRESLQKTLETGRTWFWSRSRQELWPKGETSGHVQWLKSIRYDCDSDALLLSVQQVGRIACHTGERSCFHRHGALGEQIEPPPADTLSQLYDVICQRRDRPQPDSYTCSLFAAGDNKILKKLGEETVEVVMACKEDDPEAIAAEAADLFYHLLVALAHHKVPLHQVYEQLQLRRR; from the coding sequence ATGAGTGCTCCTGCCTTTAGTCTCCCCCTTGATCAGATTGCGTACGATGAGCGGGGGTTGGTGCCAGCAATTGTCCAAGACTATTTAGACGGCACAGTGCTCATGATGGCATGGATGAATCGTGAATCGTTGCAAAAAACCCTAGAAACTGGGCGGACATGGTTTTGGAGCCGCTCGCGTCAGGAACTCTGGCCAAAGGGAGAAACCTCCGGTCATGTGCAGTGGCTCAAAAGTATTCGCTATGACTGCGATAGTGATGCTCTACTCCTGAGTGTGCAGCAAGTTGGGCGCATTGCCTGCCACACTGGTGAGCGCAGTTGCTTTCACCGTCACGGTGCCTTGGGCGAACAGATTGAGCCACCCCCTGCTGATACGCTGTCCCAATTGTACGATGTCATTTGTCAGCGGCGCGATCGCCCCCAGCCAGACTCCTACACCTGTAGCTTGTTTGCCGCAGGAGATAATAAAATCCTCAAAAAACTGGGGGAAGAAACCGTTGAGGTGGTTATGGCCTGCAAAGAGGATGACCCCGAGGCGATCGCCGCTGAAGCGGCTGATTTGTTTTATCACCTGCTTGTGGCCTTAGCTCACCATAAGGTTCCCCTGCACCAAGTCTATGAGCAGTTGCAACTCCGTCGCCGCTAG
- a CDS encoding 3'(2'),5'-bisphosphate nucleotidase CysQ family protein — translation MTSTPPVTPSQIWQINQLLRQAGQRARQLAQQPFDVIEKGRQDFATSIDRFLDRLLSQKFRTWFPEDGIISEENADSQAVFQERKARYWLIDPLDGTDDLIHHRHGYSLMVGLLEHYTPVAGWIYAPNQDHLYYGGKDWGLLQMSSGGPPVPLLPICPPPPTQSYCPVMIGYRDYRTYGDAIHGLLPEVQFQFLGSFGLKVIEVILGRAGLYLYLNQRVKLWDTTAPLALATAAGLVCTDLAGNPLRFDADALQGQTLAHQQPILIGWPEYIAALRSPLVDAITAVQRGVG, via the coding sequence ATGACCTCAACACCTCCGGTAACCCCCAGTCAAATTTGGCAAATTAACCAACTGCTGCGGCAAGCGGGACAGCGGGCACGCCAACTCGCTCAGCAGCCCTTTGATGTCATTGAAAAAGGGCGACAGGATTTTGCCACCAGCATTGATCGGTTTTTAGATCGCCTCCTCAGCCAAAAATTCCGCACATGGTTTCCAGAGGATGGCATCATTAGCGAAGAAAATGCTGACTCCCAAGCGGTCTTTCAGGAACGCAAGGCGCGCTATTGGCTCATCGACCCCCTAGATGGCACCGACGATCTGATTCACCATCGCCATGGCTACTCCCTGATGGTGGGGCTATTGGAGCACTACACACCCGTGGCAGGCTGGATCTATGCCCCCAATCAAGATCACCTTTACTACGGTGGCAAAGATTGGGGACTGTTACAAATGAGCAGCGGTGGACCGCCGGTGCCCCTCTTGCCAATTTGTCCACCCCCCCCTACCCAGAGCTATTGCCCAGTGATGATTGGTTATCGCGACTACCGCACCTACGGTGACGCCATTCATGGCTTGCTCCCCGAAGTTCAGTTTCAGTTTTTGGGCAGTTTTGGTCTTAAGGTCATTGAAGTCATTTTAGGGCGGGCAGGACTGTACCTGTACCTGAATCAGCGGGTGAAACTCTGGGATACAACGGCTCCGTTGGCCTTGGCTACCGCCGCAGGGCTGGTGTGTACCGATTTGGCCGGCAACCCCCTCCGCTTTGATGCCGATGCCTTGCAGGGACAAACCCTTGCCCACCAGCAGCCGATTCTGATTGGTTGGCCTGAGTACATTGCCGCGTTGCGATCGCCCCTTGTGGACGCCATTACCGCAGTGCAGCGGGGAGTCGGTTAA
- the ispF gene encoding 2-C-methyl-D-erythritol 2,4-cyclodiphosphate synthase, with translation MNIRIGNGYDIHQLVTGRPLILGGVELEHPLGLLGHSDADVLTHAIMDALLGALSLGDIGHYFPPSDPQWAGADSQVLLKNVAELIYSRGWQVGNIDAVVVAERPKLKPYLAQMRDRLAATLGITGDQISIKATTNEKLGPVGREEGIAAYAVALLQQR, from the coding sequence ATGAATATTCGCATTGGTAACGGCTACGATATTCACCAGCTCGTGACAGGACGACCCCTCATTTTGGGAGGCGTAGAACTGGAGCATCCCCTTGGCCTATTGGGGCACAGCGATGCCGATGTGCTGACCCACGCCATTATGGACGCGCTACTAGGTGCCCTAAGCCTTGGTGATATTGGGCATTATTTTCCCCCCAGCGATCCCCAGTGGGCCGGAGCAGATAGCCAAGTGCTGCTCAAGAACGTGGCCGAGCTCATCTACAGCCGTGGTTGGCAGGTGGGCAACATTGATGCCGTGGTGGTGGCAGAGCGGCCCAAACTTAAACCCTACCTAGCACAAATGCGCGATCGCCTTGCAGCAACCCTCGGCATTACGGGCGATCAGATTAGTATTAAAGCAACAACCAACGAAAAACTTGGCCCTGTGGGTCGAGAGGAAGGTATTGCTGCCTACGCAGTGGCACTGCTGCAACAGCGATAG